Sequence from the Candidatus Bathyarchaeia archaeon genome:
AAAGTATGAAATTATGAATTGTGGACAGTTTGGCAAGTATATTGCGACAACGTTGCCTTTTCTTATACCCAAATCGTATAGGGCGGTTGCAAATCTTAAGAAGGCTTCGTGCAGCTCTTTGAACTTAATTTTTCTTCCATAAAAGATTACTGCGACTTTGTCTGCCCACTTTCTGTAGTTTTCTTCAACTTTCTCTATTACCGTTGCTTCTGGAACATTTATGTCTGTTGGAGTGCCTGAACGGTACCATTTTGTCCAAGGCCTTTTTAGGTACTCGTCCAGAGCTTGATCGGATTTTGTTTTCGTCACGGCGTTCTCCTTCCACCTTTTATTATATTCATTTATAAGTTAAGTATGGTATGATATGTTTATATGCCTATATACATTTCTCTTAAATCTTCGTTTTTTAATAGTTCTTGCGGTGTTCCCTGGGCAGCGATTCTTCCGTGGGTTAAGACGTATCCCCGGGTGGCTAGGCTCAGGGCCATGCTGACGTCCTGCTCAACTAGGAGTATTGTAACCCCGGACTTCCAGATTTCTTTTATACTATCAAAGACTTTCTGTTTTGCTAACGGAGCTAGTCCAAGGGAGGGCTCATCTATCATGAGCAGTTTGGGTCTCGCCATAAGGGCTCTCGCAATAGCAAGCATTTGGCCTTCCCCTCCACTTAAGGTTTGGGCCATTTGATTCTTTCTCTCTTTAAGGATTGGGAAAAGCTCATAGACCCACTCTAAGTCCTTTTTAATTTCCTCTTTATCCTTTCTTAAATAGCTTCCCATTATTAGATTTTCAAAAACGCTCATTTCTGGGAACAGTCTTCTTCTCTCCGGACAATGAATTATTCCCATTTTAACTATTTCCCACGGTTTCAGTTTGTCTATCCTTTTGCCCTCAAATATTATTTCGCCCGTAAGTCGGGCCTTCTCCCTTCTAACTTTTTGGAGTTCTCTAAGAGTTCCTGAAATAGCTTTTAACAGTGTTGTTTTTCCTGCCCCGTTTGGTCCAACAACGGCGACAAATTCACCTTTGTTGACGGTTACACTTACATCGTTTAAGGCCATGGCTCCGTTGTAGTGAACTGTTAGGTTTTTAACTTCCAGCAATTATACCACCTTCCCAAGATAAACCTCGATCACCTTCTTGTTTTTAGCAATTTCTTTAGGGGTTCCTTCGGCTATTATTTCCCCGTTATGCATGACTAATACTCTTTTTACGAGTTTCATAAGGGCATGAAGCTTATGCTCAACTATCACCATAGTATGGCCGTCAAGATGCATCCTCTGAATCGACTTAACCATATATTCTGTTTCCACCGGGTTTAATCCACCAAAGGGCTCATCTAAGAGGACTATTTCAGGCTCTAGTGCCATAGCTCTAGCTATCTCCAAACGTTTTAAATCACCGTGAGACAGATTTTCCGCTGGTTCCAAAGCCATGTCCGACAAGCCCACATCCTCAAGCATTTCCATAGCCTTCCTTTCTGGAGTTTTGATCCACTCAATTCTCCTTCTACCTCTATAGGATTGTAATGATACAAGTACGTTAGCTATCGTAGGCAAGTGCCTGAATGGTCTAACTATTTGAAAAGTTCGAACTAAGCCTTTGTTAGCTATTTTATATGGTGGGAGTCCTGTTATATCCTCTCCTTTAAGCAAGACTTTTCCGAAATCAGGTTTTAAAAAGCCGGTTATTAAATTGAATAGTGTTGTTTTTCCAGCCCCGTTAGGGCCTATTATACCGACTATTTCACCCTCATCAACTTGGAAACTTACATTGTTAACAGCTACTAAGCCTCCAAAACTTTTTGTAAGATTTTTAACTTCTAGGACATACATGGTTCTCACTGTTTTTCATTACATTTGTTTACTTTCAGTCTTCTCCTTTAGGATTTCTTCTAACTCTCTGGGTTCTTCCAAATCCTCAAGTTTCTCCACTATTGCTCTAGCCACTCCTCGCGGCCACTTGACAATCAGTAGTACAATGAATGATATGAAGATGAACAGTTGCATGTGTCGATCAACAGTTACTATATATCCGAATATATTAAAGGTTATCACGTCTCTCAGTATATATCTGTACAGTATTTGGTATATGTAAACTCCAACTATTGGGCCGTAGATTGTTCCTACTCCTCCTAAAACAGCTGCTATAATTGGGATCAAAGAAAATTCCATCGGCATTAAAGCTGTGGTGTCCACAAATAATCGTGGATTAGCACTACCTGATACGATATGGCCATAAAATGCACCAGCTAAGCTTCCAAAGAGTCCACTAATAGCTAAGGACATTAGTTTGTATTTTGTTGTGTTTATGGCACATGCTTTTGCTCCTATTTCATCATCTAAGATAGAAATAAAAATAATCCCAGTTTTAGAAGTTGCAATTTTGTAGATTATTATCGAAGACAACACTAACAGAGCGAGAGATAAATAGTAGTTGGCAACAATTCTGTCGAAGAATCTGAGACCTGGAAAAATTTTTGGTAGTCCTATGCCTGTTTCTCCCCCAAAAATGTCTCTATAGTAATAAAGGAATCCTTGTAACGCTAATGGAAAGGCCATGGTTACTAAAGCTAAATATGGCCCTTTTAGCCTCAAACATGGTATCCCAATAGTTAATGCCACGCCTGCGCCGACAATAACGCTAATAGGTATTGTTATCCAGAACGGCCACCCAAGATACTTTATAAACAAGGCGGTAGTGTAGGCTCCGAGACCGAAGAAAAGCGCATGACCTAGACTTATTTGACCTGTTCGTCCTACTAAAAGGTCCCAGCTGGCAGCCAAGATTGCTATTAAATTCGCGGATGTTAAAATTTCAAGTTTTATTAAATCCATGCCCGAATATGGTAATATCGAAAGCATTATTATAATGAGAAATGCCAGTGTCCGCGGAGGTCTATCGTAAATGTGTGTAGCAATATTTGTGTAGATTTTTCTGAAATATCGGGCGATCGGAACTGTCTGCATGTTGAGTCACTCCATTTCAATGCGTTTTCCAAATAATCCTTTAGGTCTGATTATGAGGACCAAAATAATTACGATGAAGGGTATTGATGATTGTAAAACTCCCGCCCCGGGTAGGATTGTCATAGCCGATATTTCTGCTAGACCGAGTATTAGGCCCCCTAGAAGAGAGCCCTTAACACTTCCAAGCCCACCTAACACAACCACAGTGAAGGAAACCGCTAGGCCGGACATCCACATGTATGATGCAACACCAAACGTTACTGTGGATGTATATAAGATGCCTCCTAAGCTGCCTAGACCTGCGGAAATTGCGGTCGTAAGCATGTAGAGTTTTTCAGTGCTTATGCCCATTAGCATAGAGGCTTCCAAGTCTTGTGAAAGAGCTTTCATGGCTCTTCCCACTTTAGTTTTTGAGATAAAAATTGAAAGAGCGATAAATGTTATTAACGAGATAGTGCCAGCTAAAGCTTGTCCTGTTAACACGTCGGTGTTTATTATTCTTATCTTTCCATATGCTAAGGGGCTTATACGATATGCAAATGCTTGCGATGTTCCAAGGGTTATGTAGATTAATTTTTGAAATATCAGACAGCTGCATATGGACGCTATTAGTATGCTAATTTCGTCTCCTAGTATTTGATGAAGCGTAAGCCTATAAAAAATACTTCCGATGGCTGCGGTAAAAATGAATGATAAAAACATAGCTATAATTGGGATTAAATAGGGGGATTCTGGAGGAAATATGTTTATTTTTAGAAGATAATCTGATAGGACACCATATAAATAGGCGCCTACCACAATAAAAACACCATGTGTTAAGTTTACTATTCCGGATATTCCATAAACTAATGTGAAACCTAATGCTATAATTGCGTAAATAAGTCCAACGATTGTGCCTATGATTATTATGGATTCCAGCATCCTTTTCACCATTAGAGCTTAAACTTTAAACTTAATGTTTTTAAATTTTACTGAAATAAAAAAAGGGTTATGCTATTTTATCTAGGGTAGGGGCCACTGAGGAGCTTGCTGTCCTGCTTTGCCCGCTAAGAGTACTGCGTCGAATATATCGACTATTCCGTCGCGGTTAATGTCCGCTTCCATATTCCAATTTGGATGGCCGGGATAAGAGCCCGCAGCGGCTGCTAGAATTACTGCGTCAAATACATCGATTATTCCGTCAATCTTTAGGTCAACGTCTGCTAGCGGGTAGATCCATGGAGGTATCATGGTTTTTCTTGAGTAGGGCTGGTCTATTGGACATACAACCACTTTATACAGGTTTCCGTCTGCACCTTTCTGCCATTGTATGAACACGGCTCTTGTGTATTTATCTGGCCATAGTACACCATAGGAAATGGAA
This genomic interval carries:
- a CDS encoding AMP-binding protein encodes the protein MTKTKSDQALDEYLKRPWTKWYRSGTPTDINVPEATVIEKVEENYRKWADKVAVIFYGRKIKFKELHEAFLRFATALYDLGIRKGNVVAIYLPNCPQFIISYF
- a CDS encoding ABC transporter ATP-binding protein gives rise to the protein MLEVKNLTVHYNGAMALNDVSVTVNKGEFVAVVGPNGAGKTTLLKAISGTLRELQKVRREKARLTGEIIFEGKRIDKLKPWEIVKMGIIHCPERRRLFPEMSVFENLIMGSYLRKDKEEIKKDLEWVYELFPILKERKNQMAQTLSGGEGQMLAIARALMARPKLLMIDEPSLGLAPLAKQKVFDSIKEIWKSGVTILLVEQDVSMALSLATRGYVLTHGRIAAQGTPQELLKNEDLREMYIGI
- a CDS encoding ABC transporter ATP-binding protein, which translates into the protein MYVLEVKNLTKSFGGLVAVNNVSFQVDEGEIVGIIGPNGAGKTTLFNLITGFLKPDFGKVLLKGEDITGLPPYKIANKGLVRTFQIVRPFRHLPTIANVLVSLQSYRGRRRIEWIKTPERKAMEMLEDVGLSDMALEPAENLSHGDLKRLEIARAMALEPEIVLLDEPFGGLNPVETEYMVKSIQRMHLDGHTMVIVEHKLHALMKLVKRVLVMHNGEIIAEGTPKEIAKNKKVIEVYLGKVV
- a CDS encoding branched-chain amino acid ABC transporter permease: MQTVPIARYFRKIYTNIATHIYDRPPRTLAFLIIIMLSILPYSGMDLIKLEILTSANLIAILAASWDLLVGRTGQISLGHALFFGLGAYTTALFIKYLGWPFWITIPISVIVGAGVALTIGIPCLRLKGPYLALVTMAFPLALQGFLYYYRDIFGGETGIGLPKIFPGLRFFDRIVANYYLSLALLVLSSIIIYKIATSKTGIIFISILDDEIGAKACAINTTKYKLMSLAISGLFGSLAGAFYGHIVSGSANPRLFVDTTALMPMEFSLIPIIAAVLGGVGTIYGPIVGVYIYQILYRYILRDVITFNIFGYIVTVDRHMQLFIFISFIVLLIVKWPRGVARAIVEKLEDLEEPRELEEILKEKTESKQM
- a CDS encoding branched-chain amino acid ABC transporter permease, whose protein sequence is MLESIIIIGTIVGLIYAIIALGFTLVYGISGIVNLTHGVFIVVGAYLYGVLSDYLLKINIFPPESPYLIPIIAMFLSFIFTAAIGSIFYRLTLHQILGDEISILIASICSCLIFQKLIYITLGTSQAFAYRISPLAYGKIRIINTDVLTGQALAGTISLITFIALSIFISKTKVGRAMKALSQDLEASMLMGISTEKLYMLTTAISAGLGSLGGILYTSTVTFGVASYMWMSGLAVSFTVVVLGGLGSVKGSLLGGLILGLAEISAMTILPGAGVLQSSIPFIVIILVLIIRPKGLFGKRIEME